AGATAGAATGCATTCTCAAACGGGTCGCCCAGATGCACGAAGACGCCACGCTCCTCCCCGGCCTCCCCATCGCGTTCCTTGGAGACATGAACGGAGATGGAGCGGATGTCCTTGTCGAACTTGTTGCCGTCGCGCCATGTAGCCGTGATCCGCTGATCGTCCAACGTCGAGGGCCCGCCGGACTCCCGCGTCAGCCACTCACCGTTGAGATACTCGCTCCAATGAAGCTGCGCCTCCAGATCGGACTCGACCTTGACAGTGAGGTCCTCTGTGTCCGTGAGATCCAATGACTCCGAAGCCCTCTGAGCCGGCTTCTCGACGAAGGTGACCCAGAAGAGGTAGAGCCTGTCACGCCAGACTACCGGCGCGAGGTGGTCTCCCTCGATCTCCGCGGTCACGGGCTCCCAGGGGGTCCACATCTGGCCCACGTACCGACGATAGAAATACTTGTACGGCTCGGCATATGTGCGCCCGATGACGTGCAGCGTATTCTGTGCAGGATCAATCTTATTCTCGATGTGCATGGCCACGATGTTGAGCCGTGCGAGCTCTTCGAGCTTTCGGAGGTAGGCGAGGAACGCGTCCTCGGCGAGATCGTTGGAGACGTCACCCGAAAGCAACGTGCTCTCCAACTCTCGGAAGATGTGCGTCTTGTCGTCGCGGAATTCGGGCTCGAGCCAGTTCTCGGGGAAGAGGAAGATCTTGCGGTTCGCCTCCCAGACCCTGTAGCGCTTCATCCACTCCCACTGGGCGGCGTTGATGAGGCCAGCCGGCGGGACGTCGGCCTCGAGATTGAGCAGGCATCTCTGGACGAAGAGCTGCACCGATGCGGTCGCGAGCCGAATTCGGGACGTCTGGATGACGGGCTCCATGCCCGGATCGATGAGGAAGTACTCGTAGAGCTGCTCCAAACGGGTAAAGCCACGCTGGTGCATCACGTAGCTGGACAGAGCGTCGCGCTGGCGCTTGCGCAACTTGTCGAAGATCGGCTTTGCGATCCGCTGCCACTCTTCCGGCTCGGAGCCGGCCTTGATTGTGTCTGCAAGATCCCTCGCGATCGCGAAGCTCTGACCGGAATCTCTGTTGTCGACGATCCGGGTCCAGCCGACCACCGAGGCCACCGAGACGCCGATGCGCTCGATCGCCTCCAGGGCCTCCCACAGCCGCAGCAAGGGTCGTTCGTTGTCGAAGTCCGATAGGGTCTGGAGCGCCTTCGCGGCGTCCCTCACCACGTCGCTGTCGCGGCGGGCGAGCTTGGCGATGGTTGCATAGACCTTGCCGGGGTCACCAATTTCCTTCCCCGCCTCATCTGCTTTGAACACAGCGATGAGGTCATCCGTGCCCTCGGAGAGCACGCTCCTCGCCCTGACGTACCCCAGAAGTCGGAGAAACTGGTCGAACAGCTTCTTAGCGCCTTTAAGAGAAACACCTCCCGAGGAGGTGGGCAGCGCCTTTAGATCCAGGCCGCAGAATGAACTGGCGTGGGTCAGCAGGTAGCGCAGCTCACTCTCCTTCAGGCGAAGGCCCTGTGCGAGAGCCAGAACCTTCGTCAGCAACTCGACGGCGGCCTCGAAAGAACGGGCCGGGGAGAGCACGAGCTGCGACAAGGGTCCCTTGGGGAGCGTCTCACCCTGGACCCGAACCCGCGCATCGCGGCCTCCCAAATGCTGCAGCGTGATGGAGAATCTGTATGGCGTACCCGGCTCGAGCTCGAGGTACTCGGTCGGCTTACCACCCAACACAGCGCCGTCCGCACCCGCTTTGCCGCTCCAGAACTGCCCTCCGGGGAGGTGATCGAAGCGCACTTCGGCTTTCGCGTCCTTTTTGTCAAGTTCGACGAAAATGCGGTAGGCCCCCGCGGTGGGCACCTCGAGGTAGCCGTCGAACCTCGCGCTCTTCGCCTCGGCGGGCCGCAGCGGAACAGCGCCGTCTTTGAGGTCCGTATCGGCGGTCGGAACGACGAGCGTGCAGATGGCCGATCCGCTCGCATCCTCCGAAGCGAAGAACTCTACTTCCACCCCGCGTCCACGGCCCTCAGACAAAGCCGTTAGCAGGGGTTTCGGCGCGGCCTTCGGCATGCCCAACATCTGGACGTCCGTGAGCAGCGACTCGACGAGCTCCGGCTCGGCAGCCGTGTCCGCGATTAGCGCTTGGACTACGAGCTGTCGGATCAGGCGATCCTTCTGGAGGAGCTCCTCTTCACTCATGCTCTCCGGATCGGGAGGGATCGGGTGCTCGGATCGGATCCTCTCGATGCCATCGGCCAGGCTCTTAAAGAGGCCAGCCGTGTGCGCTCGGTCGGGACGATATTTGCCGGTCTCGTCAAACCGGTGCCTCAGGAGGTAGTCGAGATCCTCCACCTTGAACGAAGACTGCTTGACGTTCTCGACGGTCTCCACGAAACCAAGCGTTTCGGAAAATGGATGATCGCCTTCGATCGACGAGATCGGTCCGGAATGCAGAGGCTTGAACGGATCCAGGCCGGAGAGCTGCTTCAGGGCGATCAGCTCGGGCATGGAGAGCTTGAGTCCCCTGGCGAGGAGCGCGTACCGGTAGAGGAGCGTGACGTGCTCGAGGGAGAGCACCGCGCTATCCAGCGACTTACCCGCGTCCTCGAGGACGATCCGCACCTCCTCCGCGGTGAGCCCCAGCGCCCTCTGCAGAGCCACGAGGTGACCCTTCAAGAGGCCATATTCCCTGCCTGCCAACTGGGCGGCGTCCAATAGGAGGCCGACCATCGGGCTCTGCGAGAGCTCCGCCTTCTCTTCGTCGGTGAGCACGCCCTTGACGGAGAGGCGCTGGATCCTGCGCTCTTCATCGTACGAGAACAGAATCCTCTCCGAGTGGGCCGAATTGATCTGGTCCGCGGGCGCGACGTCCTCTAGGTGGACCTCGAACCAGCGATCCCTCGCCTTCTCCGAGATCCACGCCTCCGACAAATAGTCTCCGTAGGGATGATCGAATACGTCATCGGCCTTCAGGACCGTCGGCCGGAGGAAGAGCTGCGCATACAAGGACCCGCTCCCGAACGTCCCCAGGTTCGCCCAGATCGCGGTGAGCTTCTCGCGGCTCGACTTGCCGGTTCGGAGCGCCTCGTCCAGGCTCTTGAGGTGGGCGATGTAGATGAGGCCAGTCCGCAGCGCATTGCCGAAGGGGGACTCCGCTGGGACGAAGGTCCGAAGGGCCGCGTCGGTCTCGCCCATCGTCCAGCCGAGCTTGCGCCAGAGCCGTACGAACAGGTTCAGCCGCAGGAAGGCGTTTCCATCCGCGTTCCTTCCGTCGGCGTATTGGAGTGTCGTCGAGTCGAAATCGCAGCTCGCGGTCGGATCGGCGAGCACCAAGACTTCCGAGGACGGAATGGCCTCAAGTGCGGAGATCAGGTTCGCCCGAGTCACTCCGTGCGTATTTCCGAAGGCTAGGAGGCGCTCTTCGAACGCCTGATAATCCCGCATCGCCTGCCACTGGGCCGGCTCCAAAAGCCTCTTCTCGGAATCAGAGAGCGAGTCCGGATCCTTCTCGAGGAGAGCCTTATTCTAATCGAAGAGAACCTTGTTGTCCGGATCGAGATACGCCATGACGTCTGAGATGCCGACGCCAAGCTTGTACGCCACCGAGAGCTCCGTGAGCTTCGGGTTGACGAACGCCGTCTGAATGAGCGCGGTCAGCTCCTTGTAAGTGACGCCGAGCCGGCGCGAGAGCGCCTTCGCGGAGTTCAGGTCGATCCGCTGATGCGTACTCCCGTCCACCAGGACCGTGGTCGCATCGTCAGCAGTACCGAAACCGTAATACTCGAACCACTTGTCCGGCGCGGTCGGATCGGTGAGGAGCCCGACCTCGGCGGGCGACAGCCCCAAAGACTCCATGAAGATCGCCGCCCGATCGTAGCTCCGGGTCACGTCGAAGAGCTTATCCGTCGGGCGGAAGATCTCGAGCAGCCGCCACAGCGGCACCTCGAAATGCTCACAGAAGGCCCGTGCCGTCTCGATCCAGAGATCGAACGGGAGCGCCAGGGGGTACTTGGCGAGGCTGACCTTCTCATAGGCCTTCCGGATGATATTCTGCGGCTCGGCGAGGAGCTCGGGGGTCGTCGCGTCCCCGGTGTCTCTCGCAGCCGCGGGATCCAGCGCTCCGTTGGCGACGTAGTACTCGAGGATCTCGTTAACAAGATCGATGTACGGGAGCGCGGTGTTTGTGTTCTCGCAGGTCAGCGGAATGGCGGCGAGATCCGGGCGCCTGGCGATGAGCGCATCGTAAGGGTTCTTATATTTTGACGTATACTCCTGCTGCCCATGAGTCTCCTTCCAGAGCTCCTGGAAGTTCGCCCACACCTGCGGCTCAGGATCGAGGAACTGCAGAAGATCGACGAGGTAGGCCGCGGGGCTGAGCACCGAGCGACAGTGCTCGCACTCACAATAGTCCATAGAGCCAAAGAGGGACTCCATGGTCGGGAATTGCTTGACGAGCTGTGCCTTGGCGCTGTCTCGGAGCTGCGCTGGCGCGGACATCCCAGAGAGCGGAAGTTCACTCTCGAGCTTCTTGGCGATCCCGAACAAGTTGTAGGTGACGCTGCTCACCTGCCTGGCCCTCTGATAGACCAGGTGAAGCTCTGTCGAGGCGGGGAGAGCGCCGTAGAGAGCCTTATATTTTGCAGCATAGAGATCCGAGAAGACATTCTCGCTATACGCCATGACGTCGTAGGCCGACGTCATCCCGAGGGCCGACAGCACGGCCATCGAGTCGGTGCTCGGGGTGATCTGAGCCACCCGCTGTAGGATCGACACCTGGCTCTTCGCCGCTTCGAAGTCCGCCTCGGACATCCCCGCTTTGGCTCCGGTATAGGTTGCGAAGAAGGTTCGGACCGGGGTCTGACCCAGTCGAAAACCCTGCGACGCTGCGGCACCAAGGAGCTGGGCGGTGATGGCGCGGGCCGCACCGAGCTCGAAAAGACCGTCGCGCTGGATTCTTCGGGCCATGACCTGGGTCGGGTAGCTCAGCCTGATCTTGCGGGCCGAATCCTCGGCCCAGAGGTTGCGGCGCGCTTCGACGGTCGCGCCGGCGTACGCGGTCGGAATCAAGGCGTCGAGTTGCTGCTTCTGCGTCGGCGTGAGGTTGTCACCACGAGGTACCCCGGCAGCATCATGAATCTCATTCACCCACGATGCCGCGAGGTCGAAATTCAGATCGACGAGCTCCGCCGGATCGGTGCGGTTCTGCTGAAGCCGGGTCGTCAGCTTTTCGCTTCCCGCGGTGAGGAAGGCCAGCTTGCCCTGGAGCTTGAGGGTGCTCACCTGAGTGGCGCTGAGGCCCTTGTCGAGAGCGGCCTGCCAGAGGTCGCCCGAGCCGCCGCTGTGGTCGAGGAAGACCTCCGCAAATTTCGTTCGATCGGAGGCGCTGAGGCCGGGGGAGGCATCGAGCATCTCCGCGTATGTCGACCTCGATCCGGGCAACGGCACCGAGAGCCTCACCGCGCTCGAGAAGGCGGTGAACTTTCCTTTGAACTGCGCCAGAGCCTGGTCGTCCAGGGTGATGATCCCTTCGTCACGGACCTTCCGAATCGCGTCATCGGCGACGCCGGGATCGACCTGTGCGAGGAGCGACTTTTCCGAAGGCATCCCCGCGCGGAGAAGTCCGTACAGAACCTCGGTCGAGAGTCCAATGCTCACATCTCCGGCGAGGCGTTGCGCAGAGGCGCCGAGAGCCAGGAGCCTCGCATCCCAGCCGGTCATGCGGTTCAAATAGGAGAGGTCCTGACGATCAGCGCTTTCCTGCGCGGTAGCCAGGCTCTGCAGGGTAGCGAACTTCGCCACGTCGGCGGTGAGCCGCTTGTACTCGGAATCCGGCGGCCGAATCGAGGTCGGGGCCACGAGATCCACCACGGGCGGCGTCTCTTCCAAAGAGAGAGTGAACGGCTTCGAGAGTGTGGTCTCCGTTGTTCCGCTGAGAGCCCGGATCTCCAAAACCATCGGATTGCCAACTGGGGTGAACGAAATGGAGTAGACGCCGCCTTTGAGCGTATTGGTGTTGCCCAGCAACGAGGCGGCGGTTCCACCGAAGTTGCGTCTGTAGAGTTTGAGCGCCAGGCTTTCTGCGGGCATGCCGTTCTCGAAGCGGACCCTGCCGCCGATCCTCCTCGAGGAAGAGCTCAACGCGACGGGTACGCTGAGGTCGATGGTCTCCCACTTTTTCGCGGCGCTGCGGACGGGGGAGCTCGCAAGGGGAGCGCCCTTCTCATTCATCGCCACGACGCGAAGGTCGACGGACGGGTTTTCGGGGAGGGGCTCGTAGCGGATCGTGTAGCGACCTTCAGCGTCTGTGACATCCGCCCCTAGGCGTACTCCAGTCCCGCCACCATGGAAGGCGCTGACGGGAACGCCCTGCATCGGAACGAGGTCCCCCTCCCGGCGGACCAGTCCGCTAACGACCTGGCCTTGGCTCGGGATGATGACCGTCACGTTCACATTGACCGGCCCTCCCTCGCTGAAGAGCTTGTTCAGCGCGTCGGCGGTTGCGCTATCGACCTCTCCGCTGGCCGAAAGGCCTGAATCTTTCTGGAAGGTGTAGACAACGTAACTCGTGTGATCTCCGAAGAACTCCGATGTCCGCTCCTCCTGGATCCTTTTGGTGTACTCGTATCGACTACCTGGGTCGTTGGGGAAGATCGTGCCTCGATCGAGGAGCGCAAGCAGTGCGTCCTGCAAGTCGGCGACTTCGGGACCCTTCATGTTCATCTTCAGTGGGTACGTAACTTTATTCATCTCTTGGTCACTCCGTAGAGAAATGTTCTCGGAACAATCACGCATTCAGGCTTCAGACAGCAACCGATCGGCTGGTATCTTTTCGTGTCAAATCGGCTCAATATGATCGACCCATCATGAGCCGACTACCCTCGATGAAAGAGGGCGGCCGTCTCTTCAGCGAACGAACCGATGAGCGAACGAATGCGAAATTGAGTATTTTGGGGCGGGGGCCGGACCGCCCTCCACGCGGAGGAGGCGACCGGATTTCTGAGTTTCCTGGGAGGTCGTCCCCTCGTCCTCCAGGAACGAAGATCGGCGCCCCCGCGTTGTCGACAGGGGCGTCAATCTTCAGACAGGGCGCATCAGTCGACCTTACGATTCCAGTGAGGATTCGATTGTCGGCTTGGCCCCGAGGCGAAACGGCAGATCAGATCAAAAAGCTTCCGCTCCTTCTGGCTTTCCCGGATTCCGTTTATCTGCTCCTCGGATCCACTTGTTGATCGCCGCAGGGAACGCAAAGACCGTTCCATCCGCCGGGCGGTGAATCGGAAGACCCCGAGCAACCAACCGCTTTGCGGTGACCTCGGAGATTCCAAGGTGTTCCGCGATGGCCTTCCAACCGGCCATCGGACGCTCGACGCAGTACGCGTCATGTTCCCCGAGGAGAGCGGGAGAAGTGCCTTCCTGAATTGGACTGTTCTTCGATTCACTCATGTTGTTCCTCCCTTGTCCATTGGCTCCTCTGGTAGACCCCCAAGAGCGCTCCCCGCGGGACTGACGACGCCCCCCTGTGTCAGCGTAGTTGTCGCCGCGTCGTGACAGCGTAGGTCGATCACGTAGGGGGCGAAGAGCAGGTTGGAGATGGGTCGGACTCCGTACTCCGAGGCGTTCAAGGCGAAGATGGTGGAGAAGCTTACGGGGCCGCACGCGATGTCGGCGACTGCGCTTGCAAGGCAGTCCGGGATTGCCCAGGCGACGCTCTCCCGTTGGCTGCTGGATGCGGGTAGGCTCGGCGTCAAGATGGACGACCGCGACGACAAGAGCACCCGCCAGTGGACCAGCGAGGAAAAGCTGCAGGTCCTGATCGAGACAGCGAGCTTGAGTGATGACGAGCTCGGCTCGTACCTCCGCCAGAAGGGACTGCACAAAGCCCAGCTCGATGGGTGGCGCGCAACTGCCGTCGCTAGCCTTGGGAGCGCAGCAGCGCGTCGTTCTGTTGGGCCTGATGCGAAGCGGGTTCGCGAGCTCGAGCGCGAGCTCAGGCGTAAGGAGAAGGCGCTCGCGGAGACCGCCGCGCTCCTCGTCCTCAAAAAAAAAGTGCAGGAGATCTGGGGGGACGAGGACGACGACACGGACGGGAAGAGCGGAAGGTGATCCTCGAACTCCTCGACGAGGCTGTCGTCAGCGGCGCAAGATTCGAGAGAGCCTGCGAGGAGATTGGCTTGAGCGCTCGGTCGGTGCAGCGATGGCGCGCAGGAGCCGAGGACGATCTCCGATGTGGGCCGCTGACGGCGCCGCGAAACAAGCTCAGCGAGGCCGAGCAGCAGAGGATTCTCGCGCTCGTAACCTCGCCCAGGTTCCGGGATTTGTCGCCCGCGCAGATCGTTCCGCTCCTTGCCGATGAAGGCACCTACGTCGCTTCCGAGGCGACGATCTACCGCTTGCTCCGCAGGGAAAAGCTTCTGAAGCACCGGCAGGCGTCGCGGCCTCCAATGCGTCGCAAGCGGCCTGAGCATGTCGCCACCGGGCCGAACCAGGTCTGGGTTTGGGACATCACGTATCTGCGGGGACCGATTCGCGGCATGTTCTTTCGCCTCTACACGATCCTCGATCTCTGGAGTCGGAAGGTAGTGGGCTGGGCCGTGCACGACGTCGAGTCCGAGGAGCTTGCGAAGGAGCTCTTCGTCGAGACCTGCCGGCGTTGGGACGTCAATCCGAGCGGCATGGTGTTCCACGCCGACAACGGCGCGGCGATGAAGGGCTCGACCTTGCAGGCCACGCTTCAGGTGCTCGGCGTCGTCCCGTCGTTCAGCCGCCCCCGGGTGAGCAACGACAACGCGTTCGCGGAGGCGCACTTCCGCACGATGAAGTATCGGCCTGACTTCCCGTCGAGGCCGTTCACCTCGCTCGCCGTGGCACGCGCCTGGGTCGAGAGTTTCGTCGCTTGGTACAACGCGACGCACCTCCACAGTGGAATCCGGTTTGTGACTCCCGCGCAGCGCCATGCCGGACAGGACCTCGCGATTCTCGAGAAGCGTGCTGGCGTCTATGCGGCTGCGCGCGAGCGGTGGCCCGAACGCTGGAGCGGTTCTACGAGAAACTGGTCTCGCATTCAGCACGTAAGGCTCACGCCAGAGAGGACCGCGGCCGCATGACCGGGGAGGCGACAACTATGTTGACACTCACCGACGCTGCGCACGATTTGGTTAGAGTAGGCGGGACCTGAGTAAGCCGGAACCCTTCATTTCGTATCAATTCAGGTCACGCCTTCGCCTCGGCGCGGCAACCTTCAAGAATCGATGGACTTGGATGGCTCCCGGGCCGGTCGTCGAATGGGACCACATAAAAGCCCACACTCGACGAAACCGTCCCTTACGTTACGTACGTGGATGGCCGAATCCCCGACTCCCGCGCTGCTACCGCCTGGTTCGCCCCGGGGGACTTCGCAACCTCCACCGATTTCTTATTCAATGAACGACCCCTCCTCGGTCACCGACAGCGCCTGCCACCCTACTGGCACTCAGGCGGCGGATCCGGCCCCACTTCGTGTTGGCGTGCAGGTCGGCTAGATCTCGGGCCGGGCTCCAATCCAAGGTAGGGAGGCACCCAATACAGGTGTTGGGCGGCGATTTCGCGCAAGCGGACGAGGGCTCGCTGGTCGGAAAATTGCGCCCGAAGCGCATGAATGGTTGGATCACACGGTGTGATGAGTCCGGGAGCTACCACGAGCGCAATTGCGATTGCGGCTCGCGTAGCCTTGTACCGCCTTCGAATCCACCGAATCGCCCCAGGGAGCTCGATGTCGGTCCGAAGGAGGTTCGCGGCCTTCTCAGGGCTCCCAGCCCTCTCGACCTCGAGGACAACCTCCTCGAGCTCGTCGAGCGAGCCCTGCAAGCGCGACGCGAGGAAGTCCGGGAGCAGGCTGAACGTCATCCGCTCCTCGGTGCAGTAGTAGCGGGCGACACGGCACCCCTCCGGCCAGACCCGCTCGTAGGATCCGTGACGACGAAAGCCACACGATCTCTTCGGGTGGAGTGGGCACTCGGGAAGGTGCGCTCGACGCCATTCCTTTTTCCGGACGTATTCCTCGGCGGTGGACGCCGTGGCAAAGCGCAACTGCATGGGCCTCGTGCCCGCGCAGTCGTAGCAGGCTCCTTCCCCTCTTGAATGGCAGGTTCGTCGGCGTTCGGATCATTTCGGTTCCGAACATTACACGGAGGGTACGACGAACCGGCCGTCAGTGGGGATCGCAAGGCGTCAGAGCAGCCGCTCGTCGCCGCGGGCCTCGAGAGCCTCGACGACCCTGCGGACCTCCTGGGCGCGCTCGCGGGAGCACACCAGGACGGCGTCGCCGGCGTCGATCACCACGAGGTCGGAGCAGCCGATGAGGGCGATCGGCTTGGTGCGCTGGCCGATGACGACGTTTCGGGAGGCGTCGAAGAAGAGGACGTCTCCGTCGACGACGTTTCCGGTGCCGTCGGCCTTGCGCACGTCGGGCAGCGACGCGAAGGAGCCCAGATCGGACCAGCCCAGCTCGGCGGGGACGACGGCGAGGTCCTCGGCCTTCTCCATGACGGCGTAGTCGATGGAGACGGAAGGGCACTCGGGGAACCAGCGCGCAAGGGCGCGCGCAAAGCCCTGGGTGCCGACGAAGGGCTCGATCTTGGCCAGGGCGGCGGCGCAGTCGGGGGCGTGCGTCTGGAGCTCCTCGAGCATGCGGTCGGCGCGGAACACGAACATCCCCGCGTTCCAGAGGTAGTCGCCGGAGTGCAGGTAGCTCTGGGCCTTGGCGAGGTCGGGCTTCTCGACGAAGGAGAGGACCTTGCGCGCGCCCTTTGGGTGGGTCTCGCCCACCTTGATGTAGCCGAAGCCGGTCTCGGGGCGGGTGGGCCGGATGCCGATGGTGACGAGGGGTCCCTGGGACGCAGTCCGGGCCGCGTCGCGCACGGCGTCGTGGAAAGCCTGGCGATTCAGGATCGCGTGGTCGGAGGGGAGCACGGCGAGGACGCCGTTGGGATCCCGCGCGCGCACGACGAGCGAGGCGAGGCCGATGGCGGCGGCGGTGTTCCGGGCGACGGGCTCGACGAGGATGCCCTTGGACGCGACACGAGGGAGCAGTCGGCGGATGGAGTGCGCGTGGGCCCTGCCGCAGACGGTGAGGATGTCGGCGGTGTCGCAGAGCCCCTCGAGGCGCGCCGCGGTCTCCGCGATCAGCGGCAGGTTGGACGCCAGCGCCAGGAGCTGCTTGGGTCGCCGCCTGCGGGAGAGCGGCCAGAAGCGGGTGCCGCTCCCGCCGGCGAGGATCACCGGATGCAGACGCATCGAAGCACTCATCGGAAGCCCCCTCCCCGGATGAGCCAAGGCTCACGCCGGGACCGCGCTCCGGTGGCTCGAACGGCGGCCGGGCGCCCCCGATGTGTGACGGTTCAGGCGCTTTCGTGCACCGACCCCTGAGGGTCGGACGCGCCTACCAGCGGACCTTTTCCCAAGGAACTTCGCCGCTTGGGACGAGGGGCCTGCCCAGGGCGAGCTCGAGGAGCTGCCGGAGCATCCGGGCGGTGGCGCCCCAGATCACCTCGTCGTCGAGGGCGAAGAAGTTCACCGGATGGGAGCGCGAGGCCTCGGCGACGCGCAGGGTGCCCGGCGCGATTAGCCTGGCGACGGGAGCGTAGAGGATGGCGGCGACCTCCTCCGGATCGGGCTCGAGGCGGTGGGGCCAGTCGAGCCTGGCGACGAAGGGCGAGACGAGGTAGCCGGTGATCGTGGGGTAGCGGTCGAGGCGGCCGAGGATCTCGACGCGCTCGGGGTCGATCCCGACCTCCTCCCTGGCTTCGCGCAGGGCGCAGTCGAGCTCGGTCTCTCCCGGCTCGCGGCCCCCGCCGGGAAAGGCGATCTGCCCCGCGTGCTTTCCCAGATGATCGCTGCGGCGGAGGAGGACGATGCCCGCGCCCTGGGCATCCTCGTAGACGGGGACGAGCACCGACGCCGGGCGAAGGCCCTCGACCGAGAGGCCCCGCTCCGTCAGGACACCGACCTCGCGCCCCGCCAACGCCGCCCGAATCGACGCGACCCCCGCT
The Vulgatibacter incomptus DNA segment above includes these coding regions:
- a CDS encoding Tc toxin subunit A, coding for MKGPEVADLQDALLALLDRGTIFPNDPGSRYEYTKRIQEERTSEFFGDHTSYVVYTFQKDSGLSASGEVDSATADALNKLFSEGGPVNVNVTVIIPSQGQVVSGLVRREGDLVPMQGVPVSAFHGGGTGVRLGADVTDAEGRYTIRYEPLPENPSVDLRVVAMNEKGAPLASSPVRSAAKKWETIDLSVPVALSSSSRRIGGRVRFENGMPAESLALKLYRRNFGGTAASLLGNTNTLKGGVYSISFTPVGNPMVLEIRALSGTTETTLSKPFTLSLEETPPVVDLVAPTSIRPPDSEYKRLTADVAKFATLQSLATAQESADRQDLSYLNRMTGWDARLLALGASAQRLAGDVSIGLSTEVLYGLLRAGMPSEKSLLAQVDPGVADDAIRKVRDEGIITLDDQALAQFKGKFTAFSSAVRLSVPLPGSRSTYAEMLDASPGLSASDRTKFAEVFLDHSGGSGDLWQAALDKGLSATQVSTLKLQGKLAFLTAGSEKLTTRLQQNRTDPAELVDLNFDLAASWVNEIHDAAGVPRGDNLTPTQKQQLDALIPTAYAGATVEARRNLWAEDSARKIRLSYPTQVMARRIQRDGLFELGAARAITAQLLGAAASQGFRLGQTPVRTFFATYTGAKAGMSEADFEAAKSQVSILQRVAQITPSTDSMAVLSALGMTSAYDVMAYSENVFSDLYAAKYKALYGALPASTELHLVYQRARQVSSVTYNLFGIAKKLESELPLSGMSAPAQLRDSAKAQLVKQFPTMESLFGSMDYCECEHCRSVLSPAAYLVDLLQFLDPEPQVWANFQELWKETHGQQEYTSKYKNPYDALIARRPDLAAIPLTCENTNTALPYIDLVNEILEYYVANGALDPAAARDTGDATTPELLAEPQNIIRKAYEKVSLAKYPLALPFDLWIETARAFCEHFEVPLWRLLEIFRPTDKLFDVTRSYDRAAIFMESLGLSPAEVGLLTDPTAPDKWFEYYGFGTADDATTVLVDGSTHQRIDLNSAKALSRRLGVTYKELTALIQTAFVNPKLTELSVAYKLGVGISDVMAYLDPDNKVLFD
- a CDS encoding neuraminidase-like domain-containing protein, coding for MRDYQAFEERLLAFGNTHGVTRANLISALEAIPSSEVLVLADPTASCDFDSTTLQYADGRNADGNAFLRLNLFVRLWRKLGWTMGETDAALRTFVPAESPFGNALRTGLIYIAHLKSLDEALRTGKSSREKLTAIWANLGTFGSGSLYAQLFLRPTVLKADDVFDHPYGDYLSEAWISEKARDRWFEVHLEDVAPADQINSAHSERILFSYDEERRIQRLSVKGVLTDEEKAELSQSPMVGLLLDAAQLAGREYGLLKGHLVALQRALGLTAEEVRIVLEDAGKSLDSAVLSLEHVTLLYRYALLARGLKLSMPELIALKQLSGLDPFKPLHSGPISSIEGDHPFSETLGFVETVENVKQSSFKVEDLDYLLRHRFDETGKYRPDRAHTAGLFKSLADGIERIRSEHPIPPDPESMSEEELLQKDRLIRQLVVQALIADTAAEPELVESLLTDVQMLGMPKAAPKPLLTALSEGRGRGVEVEFFASEDASGSAICTLVVPTADTDLKDGAVPLRPAEAKSARFDGYLEVPTAGAYRIFVELDKKDAKAEVRFDHLPGGQFWSGKAGADGAVLGGKPTEYLELEPGTPYRFSITLQHLGGRDARVRVQGETLPKGPLSQLVLSPARSFEAAVELLTKVLALAQGLRLKESELRYLLTHASSFCGLDLKALPTSSGGVSLKGAKKLFDQFLRLLGYVRARSVLSEGTDDLIAVFKADEAGKEIGDPGKVYATIAKLARRDSDVVRDAAKALQTLSDFDNERPLLRLWEALEAIERIGVSVASVVGWTRIVDNRDSGQSFAIARDLADTIKAGSEPEEWQRIAKPIFDKLRKRQRDALSSYVMHQRGFTRLEQLYEYFLIDPGMEPVIQTSRIRLATASVQLFVQRCLLNLEADVPPAGLINAAQWEWMKRYRVWEANRKIFLFPENWLEPEFRDDKTHIFRELESTLLSGDVSNDLAEDAFLAYLRKLEELARLNIVAMHIENKIDPAQNTLHVIGRTYAEPYKYFYRRYVGQMWTPWEPVTAEIEGDHLAPVVWRDRLYLFWVTFVEKPAQRASESLDLTDTEDLTVKVESDLEAQLHWSEYLNGEWLTRESGGPSTLDDQRITATWRDGNKFDKDIRSISVHVSKERDGEAGEERGVFVHLGDPFENAFYLESRNSLPEKRKRKEVPDNVYSSSIINATQYLGKADGGQFTVSFAPHRETSQSSSTGEKKPLAILGNTGKHSILTADHDIDLHPDLASIAARDPTAVKAAIKAGLNEVAALTKPIFYQDSRNTLFVEPRVTERTVEEWDEWLTRMPGPLKLLDLDKTFVHKQFPIPDLAGPIVSVRINPDPYSKRQVQDGSDWLVNSGTAILYDNNPIGARGRLDVRVLAHEELATAVASGEVTVPVHPASSLPAGDTGRLVGDAKALAQAGLTSAAGGLNLVGPAGMNAALGEHLAAISGVSSSKAIK
- a CDS encoding NUDIX hydrolase, yielding MSEEAGVASIRAALAGREVGVLTERGLSVEGLRPASVLVPVYEDAQGAGIVLLRRSDHLGKHAGQIAFPGGGREPGETELDCALREAREEVGIDPERVEILGRLDRYPTITGYLVSPFVARLDWPHRLEPDPEEVAAILYAPVARLIAPGTLRVAEASRSHPVNFFALDDEVIWGATARMLRQLLELALGRPLVPSGEVPWEKVRW
- a CDS encoding IS3 family transposase (programmed frameshift) encodes the protein MGRTPYSEAFKAKMVEKLTGPHAMSATALARQSGIAQATLSRWLLDAGRLGVKMDDRDDKSTRQWTSEEKLQVLIETASLSDDELGSYLRQKGLHKAQLDGWRATAVASLGSAAARRSVGPDAKRVRELERELRRKEKALAETAALLVLKKKVQGDLGGRGRRHGREERKVILELLDEAVVSGARFERACEEIGLSARSVQRWRAGAEDDLRCGPLTAPRNKLSEAEQQRILALVTSPRFRDLSPAQIVPLLADEGTYVASEATIYRLLRREKLLKHRQASRPPMRRKRPEHVATGPNQVWVWDITYLRGPIRGMFFRLYTILDLWSRKVVGWAVHDVESEELAKELFVETCRRWDVNPSGMVFHADNGAAMKGSTLQATLQVLGVVPSFSRPRVSNDNAFAEAHFRTMKYRPDFPSRPFTSLAVARAWVESFVAWYNATHLHSGIRFVTPAQRHAGQDLAILEKRAGVYAAARERWPERWSGSTRNWSRIQHVRLTPERTAAA
- a CDS encoding mannose-1-phosphate guanylyltransferase — encoded protein: MRLHPVILAGGSGTRFWPLSRRRRPKQLLALASNLPLIAETAARLEGLCDTADILTVCGRAHAHSIRRLLPRVASKGILVEPVARNTAAAIGLASLVVRARDPNGVLAVLPSDHAILNRQAFHDAVRDAARTASQGPLVTIGIRPTRPETGFGYIKVGETHPKGARKVLSFVEKPDLAKAQSYLHSGDYLWNAGMFVFRADRMLEELQTHAPDCAAALAKIEPFVGTQGFARALARWFPECPSVSIDYAVMEKAEDLAVVPAELGWSDLGSFASLPDVRKADGTGNVVDGDVLFFDASRNVVIGQRTKPIALIGCSDLVVIDAGDAVLVCSRERAQEVRRVVEALEARGDERLL